The following nucleotide sequence is from Streptomyces xiamenensis.
ATCTCGATCGGCACCAACCCGCAGTTCGAGGGCACCGTGCGCTCGGTGGAGGCACACGTCGTGGACCGTACCGACCTGGATCTGTACGGGCAGTGGGTGGCGGTGGACTTCCACTCCTACGTGCGCGGGCAGGAGACCTTCGACAGCCTGGACGCCTTCCTGGCGCGGTTGGAGGAGGACAAGCAGCGGGTGCGCGAACTGCCCGCCTGAGCGAGCGCGGACCCCCGGGGACCGCACGCACGACGGCCGCCGCCGACCGAGAGGTCGGCGGCGGCCGTCGCGGTGTGTCAGCGCTGGGGCGGCGGAGGCGCGCCCCAGCCGCCGGGCTGCTGCGGGAAGCCGTACCCGGGGTGCTGCGGGGGCTGTTGGGGGTATCCATACCCCGGCTGCTGGTGCGGCGGCGGGTACCCGTACCCCTGCGGCGGCTGCCCGGGGACCTGCCCCGGCGCCTGGCCCTGGCCCGGGAGCGGCGGTGCCATGTGCGGCGGCAGCCCGCCGTCCTGGGTCCACAGCCCCTGCTGTTGCTGAGCGCGGACGAAGTCCTCGGCGATCAACGCGGCCAGGTCGAAGTAGGACTGCCGGGTCTTGGGCCGCATCAGATCCAGATCCAGTTCGGCACCGGCCGCCAGGTGTTCGTCGAACGGGGCGACCACCACGCCGCGGCAGCGGGTCTGGAAGTGGGCCACGATGTCCTCGACCTTCACCATCCGGCCGGTCTCCCGCACTCCGGAGATCACCGTGACGCTGCGCTGCACCAGCTCGCCGTAGCCGTGGGCGGCCAGCCAGTCGAGGGTGGTGCTGGCGCTGCTGGCACCGTCCACGGACGGCGTGGAGACGATGATCAGCTGGTCGGCGAGGTCCAGCACACCGCGCATCGCGCTGTAGAGCAGGCCGGTGCCCGAGTCGGTGAGGATGATCGGGTACTGCTTGCCGAGCACGTCGATGACGCGCCGGTAGTCCTCGTCGTTGAAGGTCGTCGAGACGGCCGGGTCCACGTCGTTGGCGAGGATCTCCAGACCGGACGGGGCCTGCGAGGTGAACCGGCGGATGTCCATGTAGCTGTTGAGGTACGGGATCGCGCCGACCAGATCGCGGATCGTCGCACCGGTCTCACGGCGCACCCGGCGGCCGAGGGTACCGGCGTCCGGGTTGGCGTCGATCGCGATCACCTTGTCCTGCCGCTCACTGGCGAGCGTGGCGCCCAGCGCGGTGGTCGTGGTGGTCTTGCCGACGCCGCCCTTGAGGCTGATGACGGCGATCCGGTAGCAGGACAGCACGGGGGTGCGGATGATGTCGAGCTTGCGCTGCCGCTCCGCCTCCGCCGCCTTGCCACCGATCCGGAACCGTGAACCCGCCTTGCTGGCCGGCTGGGAACGCTGCTTGTTGCGACGCTTGTCCTGCAGCAGCCGGTCGGAGGACAGCTCCACGGAGGCCGTGTAGCCGAGCGCGCCCGGCTGGGCCCCCTCGTACGGCTGTGTGCCGGGCCAGCCGGGCACGGCGCGGGGGTCCTGCGGGGGCTGGTGGGGCTGGCCGTGCTGCGCCGGCGGTACGGGCTGCTGCTGTGCGGGGTCGGCCGGCTGCGGCTGGGCGAACTGCGGCCCGGTGGGCTGCCCGTACGGGGGCGGGCCGGGCCGGTCGCTCTGATCGTCCTGGCCCGGCTGCGGGGCCCCCTGGTGGGGGAGCGGATAGGCCATGCCGCCGGGCTGCTGGTGCTGAGGGTGCTGCTGGTGCGGCGGCTGGGGGTACGGCTGCCCCGGGGCGGGCTGCGGGTACGCGCCCGGCTGTCCCTGCGGGGTGGGCTGCGCGTACGGGGCACCGGGTTGCGGGCCGGAGGGCTGCGCGTACGGGGCGCCGCCGCCGGGCACCTGCTGCTGGTGCGGCGGGCCACCCGCGTACGGGGGGAGCGCCGTGCCCGCACCGGGCTGACCGGGCTGACCCGGCTGGGCGTACGGGGCGCCCGGCTGCGGTGCGGGCGGCCCGCTCTGCGGCGGGACCGTATGCGCGTCCTGCTGCGGCGGTGCGGGTGACTGCGGGCCGGGCTGGGCGTACGGCGCGAGAGCACCGCCGGCTCCGCCCCCGGGCTGCGGCCCTGCCGACGGGCCCGCCGCCGGCGGCGTGTACGGGGGGAGCGGAGTGCTGGGCGCGGGCTGCTGCGGAGCGGGAACACTCGCGGCCGCGGGCCCGGCGTCCTGCTGCTCCGACTGGGCGGCCTGCTGGAGGAAGGCCGGCGGAATGGCGTCCTGCGGCTCCTCGTCCGGCTCCGGGGCCCCGTCCGCCTCCTCCTCGACGGGGATCGGCGTCTCCGGCTCCGCGCGGGCGAACTCGACCCGGACGGGCGGCTGGTCCTGGGCGAAGCCCGAGGCACCCTTCGGGGTGAAGACGAACGTGGCGTCCGCGAGCTCCCCCGCGCCGCCGGTCACCCCGGCTGCGGAGGGCTCGGGTGCGTCCGTGGGCGCGGCGGCGGCCTCCGCCGGCTCCTCCGGGGCGGCGGGCTCACCCGGCTCACTCGACGCGCCCGGCTCAACCGGCGCGCCCGGTTCGCTCGGCGGCGCCTCTGTCGGTACCGGGGGCTTGATCTGGAAGTCCGGCGGCAGCGGCGGCAGTCCACCGGGCGGCACGGCCGGCGGCACCGGCGGCACTGGCCCCGGCCCGGCGGCCGGCGCGGGGTGCTGCGGCGGCCGCTGCTCCCCGATGGCCTTGCGCACGGCGGCGGCCGAGAACTGGAGCGTCGTGCTGTTCTGCGGCTCGCCCTCGCCGCGCGCGGGTTCGGCCTCCGGCTGCACGGGCGCCGGAGCCGGATCCGGCACGGAGACATCCTGCGGATGCAGTTCCGGGACCGGACCCCGGTCGATGGGAGCGGCCGGCGGTGGAACGGCGGCCGGCGGCGCGGCCGGAGCCGGGGGCGCGGGCGGGACGGAACTCACCGGCGGGGGCGGAGGCGTGGCCGCCCCACCCCCCGGCGCGCCGCCCGAATACCAGGCGGGCGGGGTGTAGTCGATGGTGAACTGCCCGGTGTTCTCGGGCTCCTCGTCGAGGAGCTCATCATCGGGCCGTTCGTCGGGGGAGGAGTTCTCCTCCCCGGTGCGAACCTTGTCCCGATCGGTGTTCACGACGCCTCCCGCTGCTGGTATTGCTTTCTGGTCCGGGCATCATTGGGACCGTTACGCGGATGACGGACCTGAGCCCCCGTGCGGTTCCCTCGGCATGGACCGGGGTGATGGCCCGGCGGCGCTCCCGCCGCGACCACTCTCAGCCTAATCATCACAGCCGCGAACCCCGCACCGCTCCCCGCCACCGCGCGACGCGCATCACAGCGGAAACCGGTGCGAGCCGGACAGGGGAAGAAGCCGGCCGTCCGGCGCCGGATCAACCGGCGTTGTAGTACCGGATACTGCCCACGATCTGCTCAATGGTCTCATCGGGGAGCTCGTCCTCATACCCGATGTCGGTCATCAGCCCCCACCCCACGAGGTTGTTGTCAGGGCTGAGATAGGAAATCCCGATCACGAGTCCGTCCCGCACCGGACATCGGGCGCCGGGATCGTCCGGTAGCCCCGTGACCGTCGCGGTGGTGATGTGACCGGTGATGCCGTGTTCGTTGCTGAACGGCTCTGTCTCGGCGGAACTGTCGGCCTCCGCGTTCTGGTCGTAATTCGCCAGAAGGAGATTGGCTGCCAGGAGCAGGCTCGAATCCTCCGTACCGGTGGCTCCCTGACCACCTCGCGTGCCGGCGACGGCCCGTGCGCTCAGCACGTCATCGGCACCGTCTTCCGCGGCCTCGTCCAACTCCTCCTGCGACCACTCCCCACAGGCGAAGTCCGGCAGCACCGCAGGATCGTTGAGGACGAACGCGATCCCGTCCCGCCAGTTGTCGTACTCGTCCTTCCAGGAAAGGATCGTCCCCTCCGGAGCGATGTCCCACTCGGGCGGAACATCGAACGCGGTGTACCACTGCGGGCTGGTCACCACCCGCCAGTCCTCGGCGACCACCGGGCCGACCGGCTCAGGCATCGGGGCTCTGGGGTCATCGGGCTGGCGGCGTCGGTCCGTTTCCCCGGGGCTTTCCGCCCCGGGCGCGGCTCCCTGCACCCCGCTCGCCTCCGGGCCCGGGGCGGTGAGCAGGAGCACCGCCGTGATCACCGTGAAGGTGAGCGCCGTGGTACCCAGGCCGATGGCCAGAGCCCGGACACTCCCCCCGGCACCGCCCGTGCCCGCGGGACCCGGCCCCGCACCAGGGATCGTCCGCATGGAGGCGGGGTCCCGGTACGGAGGGGACCCGGTCGGATGTCCACCGGACATCATCAGAAAGCTCACTCCCTCCGTGTACGCATTCAGCTACTGGCGTCCAGCCGGCTGGCATGTCCCAGCAGCCCGGCCTCGCCGTCGGTGGGCACCAGGCGCACCAACTGCCGCGCCCGCCGCGTGCACCACACCGTGGCGTCCTCCGCCAGCGTCGACAGCGCCTCCGTCTGCTGGGCAGGCAGTCCCATCAACGGTCCGATGATCCCCGCCTCCTGCGGTGAGACGCGCTGCACCCCCACCAGCGCCGCGTGTTCGGCCAGCCGGGGCGCGACCGGGCTCAGGTAGGGCAGCAGGGTGAGCACCGGCTGCCACGGCGCCGACACCACCCGGCCGCGCGGCGGCCGGATGCCGCAGTCCCGCACCACCAGCACGGGGTTGCCGAGCGTCGCCCCCAGCGGCGGCACCTTGCCCACCTCGTGCAGCGTCATCAACTCCATGCCGCCGTCGGCCGCCTGGGCCAGCCGTGTCCACAGCCGGGGCCGCCCGGTCTCCACCGCGACCCGGGTGCCGGTGCCCACCGCGCGCAGTGCCAGCACCTGCGCCGTCCACAGCCCGCCGATCAGCACGATCTCGTACGGCACGGGGTGATGGATGCCCAGCACGGCGGGACGCCCGCGGACATCGACCCCGATCACCACACCGTCGTCACCGACCGGTAGAGCGAGCCCCGCGAGTTCGTCCGCCGTCAGCACATGCCCGACGCCCCGGCCCATCAGTGCCCGCCTCCCAGCGGCAGGGTGGCCCGCACCCCGCGCAGCTGCTCGTGATCCATCCGGGTCAGCCCGACCCGTACCCCCCGCGCCGAGTGCAGCAACGCCTCGCCCGCCGCACGCAGATGATCCTCACCGCGCCCGGTGACCCGCACGTGCCCGGCCACCGACACCGACCCGGGGGCGTGCCGGCGCAGTGTCAGCGCGAAGGTCGTGGCGAAGGCAGGGCCCGCGGTCAGCAGCGCCACCAGACCCGACAGCGGCGCCGCTCCGGCCCCGAGCGCCGGCCAGCGGCTCACCTCGAACGTCGTGTGCCAGCGGTCGTCGCACCGCCACACCCGCGAACTCTCCGCCGTACGCCGCGGCCTGGGGCCGTCCCCCTGCCCGATCAGCGTGGTGGTCGCCGGGTTGGAGCTGGCACAGGCGGCGACCGCCGACAACAGCTCCGCCTCCGACAGCACCGTGGCCCGAAACCCCGCCCCCGTCAGCCGGCTGGCGAGCTGATCGGCGGCCCGGGTCAGCGCGCGCTGCGCGCCCTTGAGCCCGCCGCCACGTTCGGCCACGGCCTCCTGACAGCGTTCGGGGTCCAGCCGGAGCGCCACCCAGGTCAGGCGCAGCCCGGGCGCCATCTCGTGCCCCTCCTGCCCTCCGTTGCCCAGCAGCTGGGCGTAGTTCCGCCCCGCGATCGCCTGCTGCGGCAACTGCGGTGACGGCGCGGGCTGGGTGTGCTGCACACACTGCACCGAATCCAGCAGCACACCGTCCGTCTCCAGCGCGTCCGAGAGCAGCGTCAGCGGCAACGGACTGCCCTCCCGCCCCGGTTGCAGCGGAGAGCGCGGCGCCTCCACCCGCAGCACAGCCGTCAGCCGACTGCCGTCGCCGGCCATGCCCACGTCCGCCGACCACGCGCCGGACGCCGCCGCGGCGCTGCCGGGCCGGGTGCGCTGGAATGCGTAACTGCGCAGCCCGGGCTCGCATTCGGCGGCCAGTGACAGCAGCGGATCGACGCCGGGGGGCAGCGGGCCCATCGCCCGCTTCCGGCGGCGGCGCAGCGCCCAGGCCGCGCCCGCCCACGCCGGGAGCGGCCGGCCGCGCCGCCGGCCCACCGCGATCAGCGTCAAAGCAGCGGCAGGCACGGTCGCCGCCGCCATCAGCGCCCAGCTGTCCGCCACCCAGCCGCCCAACAGCAGGGCCACCGCCGCCTGTACACAGACCAGGGGCCACACCGCCCACCCGGGACCGGCTGCCGCGCCCGCACCACCCGAGGACGCCCGCGTACTCCTGGGCACCACCGGCTGTGCACGCTCCGGCGTCGCGGCAGGTCCCGCCGTCCGCGCCCCCGTCACCGTGGTCGCCATCGTCAACGCCCCCCTCCTCCCGGTGATCAGACCGTCACCCGGCATAGTAGATGTCCACTCCGACGGTCGGCACAGCCGACCCGGACAGTTGAACCAGCCGCATGGGGGAGGAGCGCCCGGCCATGGCCTCGCGCAAGGACGAGCTGAACGCGTACACGTACGCCAAGAAGCGGAGGGTCGCCGCCTTTGTGCAACCCTCTCCCACCGGCAGTGACGAAGGCGCCCCGCGCCCCCTGCGCGCCGTGGTGCCCGGCATGGTGGTGGGCGCGCTGGTGCTGGCCGGCTTCGGCGCCTGGGGGATGTTCAAGCCGGCCGTCCCGGCGCAGTGGGACAAGCCCAACAAGAACGTCATCATCGGCAGTGAATCCACCACCCGGTACGTCGTGCTGACCACCGACGGACGCGACCAACTGCACCCGGTGCTCAACCTCTCCTCAGCCCGGCTGCTCCTGGACCCCGACTCCTTCGACATCGTCAGCGTCAACGAACGCGAACTGGACAACGGCCGTATCCCGCACGGTGCCACCCTCGGCATCCCGTACGCCCCCGACCGGCTGCCCTCCGCCGACGACGCCGGAACGGCCAAGCGGTGGGCGGTGTGCCAGCGGCCCGGCGGATCCGGCGGCGCCGAGGCCGGCCATGTGCAGCAGGCCGTGTTCGTCCTGGGCGACCGCGACGCCGACCGCGTCGAGGGACGGCAGCGGCTGCGCGACGGACAGGTGCTGTACGTCGCCTCCATCCGCGACCAGGCCCGCTACCTCGTTGACGGAACGGGCACCAAGTACCTCATCGGCGGCCCGGACTGGGCGGACATGGCCGAGGACGAGACCGAGCTGCTGCACCGTTCCCTGGTCGGCAGCGAGCACGATCCGCAGCCCGTCACCGAGGAGTGGCTGGCCACGCTGAACGAGGGCAGCCCCATCGTCTTCCCCCAGTTGGAGGGCACCATCGGGGAAAGCGCCGGGGTGCCGGGGCTCGACCCGGATACGGACCGCGTCGGCATGGTGCTGCTCGCCCCGACCGGCGCCGGACCGCAGCACTACGTGGTGCTGCCCGGAAAGGTGGTACCGGTCTCGGAGTTCACCGCACGGCTGTTGCTGGACAGCCCGGACGCGGGTTCGCTGGGCCAGGCGAGTGCCGCGCTGGAGGTCGGCGCCCAGACGTTCACGCCCGCCCCCGCGGCCGACAGCATCGACCGCGACCACGACTGGCCGGCCGCCGCCGCCGAACAGGTCAACGCCCTGGCGGGGGACGACACTCCGCGCGAGACCGTGTGCTCCGTGCTGCGGAGCGTGGATGAGGACGACGGAAGGACCGAGCTGAGCACCTGGGCCGGCACCGGCTACCCGGCCACGATCGTGAACGAGGCGGGCAGCGCGTACGTCACCCCGGGATCCGGGCTCCTCTACCGCCAGGTCCAGGGCGAACAGGCGGAGGCCGGCGGCCTGTACCTGGTCACGGACACCGGACTGAGGTACGCGGTGGACGCCGGTGCCACCACCGACAAGAGCGCCGACGACGCGCAGATCAGGCTGGGCTACCGGGACGTCACCCCGGTGCCGGTGCCCGCCCACTGGTCGCAGTTCCTGCCGGTCGGACCGCGCCTGGACCGGGCGAGCGCGCAGCAGCCGCAGGGCTCATGAGCGGGGGAGCGCGGATGAGACGGCTGAACGCCACAGCGGCGGCACTCGCCCTCACGGCGGGCGCTGGGATCCTGTACGTGCCGTACGGCCCCGCGGCCACGGCCCGGGCGGACGACCGGCGCTGCACCTTCCCCTCGGAACCGATCGTGGAGCAGCCCTGGTCGCTGCAACGCGTCGTGCTCGACCGGCTGTGGCAGGACACCAAGGGCGAGAACGTGCGGGTGGCCGTCATCGACAGCGGTGTGGACGCGGCGAATCCCCAGCTGGCGGGCGCCGTCGACAAGGCGGCGGGCGCGGACTTCACCCCGGAGGACCCGCGCGAGGACGACGAGCCCACCCGCACGAGCCACGGGGACGGTACGACGGACACCGTCGGTCACGGCACGAAGGTGGCGGGCATCATCGCGGCCCGGCCGGACGAGGCCAGTGGCTTCGTCGGACTGGCTCCCGGCGCCGTCATCATCCCGGTGCGGCAGAACGACGAGCACGGCAACGGCACCGTCGAATCGCTCGCCTGGTCGATCGACCACGCAATCGACCAGGACGCGGACATCATCAACATCTCGCAGGACAGCGAGAAGCCCCTGAGCGACGACACCACCCTCAAGGCCGCCATCGACAGGGCGCTGGACGAGAACATCGTGGTGATCGCCTCGGTCGGCAACGACGGCGCGGATGGTGAGATCAAGAAGACCTACCCCGCGGCGTACGAGGGCGTCCTGGCGGTGGCCGCCTCCGACCGCAACAACGAGCGGGCCTTCTTTTCCCAGGCCGGCGACTTCGTCGGCATCGCGGCGCCCGGTGTGGACATGGTCTCCACGGTCCCCGGCGGCGGCCAGTGCGTGGACAACGGCACCAGCTTCGCGGCCCCGTACGTCGCGGGTGTCGCCGCACTGCTGCGCGCCAAGTACCCGGACTGGAAGGCGCCACAGGTCGTCACCCACCTCCAGCAGACGGCGGAACGCGGCATCCCGGGGCCCGACCCGTACCTGGGCTGGGGCGTGGTCGACCCGGTACGGGCCCTGACGGACCCCACCGTCCCCGGCGAGGCGCCGGTCCCCGACGAGCCCGCCCCACCTGCCCCGGCACCGGACATCCCGGAGCTGGAGCTGGGCGAGTCCTACGCCGCCCGCGCCGAACGCCTGGGCACCTATGTCCTGCTGACCGGCACCGTCGTGACGGCGTCGGTGGCCGGCACGGCCCTGATCCTCCGCGACCGCCGCCGGCGCCGTACCGTCAACCCTGCCAAGCTCTGACCTGCCCGGGAGTTCCAGGTGTCCCACCTCCAAGGCGGTTTCGGACCGCCCGCCCCACCTGCCCCGGCACCGGACATCCCGGAGCTGGAGCTGGGCGAGTCCTACGCCGCCCGCGCCGAACGCCTGGGCACCTATGTCCTGCTGACCGGCACCGTCGTGACGGCGTCGGTGGCCGGCACGGCCCTGATCCTCCGCGACCGCCGCCGGCGCCGTACCGTCAACCCTGCCAAGCTCTGACCTGCCCGGGAGTTCCAGGTGTCCCACCTCCAAGGCGGTTTCGGACCGCCCGTCCCACCGCGCCCCCACCACGGCGGGCACCCCCGCTGGACGGCCGCGCTGCTGA
It contains:
- the eccB gene encoding type VII secretion protein EccB codes for the protein MASRKDELNAYTYAKKRRVAAFVQPSPTGSDEGAPRPLRAVVPGMVVGALVLAGFGAWGMFKPAVPAQWDKPNKNVIIGSESTTRYVVLTTDGRDQLHPVLNLSSARLLLDPDSFDIVSVNERELDNGRIPHGATLGIPYAPDRLPSADDAGTAKRWAVCQRPGGSGGAEAGHVQQAVFVLGDRDADRVEGRQRLRDGQVLYVASIRDQARYLVDGTGTKYLIGGPDWADMAEDETELLHRSLVGSEHDPQPVTEEWLATLNEGSPIVFPQLEGTIGESAGVPGLDPDTDRVGMVLLAPTGAGPQHYVVLPGKVVPVSEFTARLLLDSPDAGSLGQASAALEVGAQTFTPAPAADSIDRDHDWPAAAAEQVNALAGDDTPRETVCSVLRSVDEDDGRTELSTWAGTGYPATIVNEAGSAYVTPGSGLLYRQVQGEQAEAGGLYLVTDTGLRYAVDAGATTDKSADDAQIRLGYRDVTPVPVPAHWSQFLPVGPRLDRASAQQPQGS
- the mycP gene encoding type VII secretion-associated serine protease mycosin is translated as MRRLNATAAALALTAGAGILYVPYGPAATARADDRRCTFPSEPIVEQPWSLQRVVLDRLWQDTKGENVRVAVIDSGVDAANPQLAGAVDKAAGADFTPEDPREDDEPTRTSHGDGTTDTVGHGTKVAGIIAARPDEASGFVGLAPGAVIIPVRQNDEHGNGTVESLAWSIDHAIDQDADIINISQDSEKPLSDDTTLKAAIDRALDENIVVIASVGNDGADGEIKKTYPAAYEGVLAVAASDRNNERAFFSQAGDFVGIAAPGVDMVSTVPGGGQCVDNGTSFAAPYVAGVAALLRAKYPDWKAPQVVTHLQQTAERGIPGPDPYLGWGVVDPVRALTDPTVPGEAPVPDEPAPPAPAPDIPELELGESYAARAERLGTYVLLTGTVVTASVAGTALILRDRRRRRTVNPAKL
- the eccE gene encoding type VII secretion protein EccE is translated as MALLLGGWVADSWALMAAATVPAAALTLIAVGRRRGRPLPAWAGAAWALRRRRKRAMGPLPPGVDPLLSLAAECEPGLRSYAFQRTRPGSAAAASGAWSADVGMAGDGSRLTAVLRVEAPRSPLQPGREGSPLPLTLLSDALETDGVLLDSVQCVQHTQPAPSPQLPQQAIAGRNYAQLLGNGGQEGHEMAPGLRLTWVALRLDPERCQEAVAERGGGLKGAQRALTRAADQLASRLTGAGFRATVLSEAELLSAVAACASSNPATTTLIGQGDGPRPRRTAESSRVWRCDDRWHTTFEVSRWPALGAGAAPLSGLVALLTAGPAFATTFALTLRRHAPGSVSVAGHVRVTGRGEDHLRAAGEALLHSARGVRVGLTRMDHEQLRGVRATLPLGGGH
- a CDS encoding SCO5717 family growth-regulating ATPase, whose protein sequence is MNTDRDKVRTGEENSSPDERPDDELLDEEPENTGQFTIDYTPPAWYSGGAPGGGAATPPPPPVSSVPPAPPAPAAPPAAVPPPAAPIDRGPVPELHPQDVSVPDPAPAPVQPEAEPARGEGEPQNSTTLQFSAAAVRKAIGEQRPPQHPAPAAGPGPVPPVPPAVPPGGLPPLPPDFQIKPPVPTEAPPSEPGAPVEPGASSEPGEPAAPEEPAEAAAAPTDAPEPSAAGVTGGAGELADATFVFTPKGASGFAQDQPPVRVEFARAEPETPIPVEEEADGAPEPDEEPQDAIPPAFLQQAAQSEQQDAGPAAASVPAPQQPAPSTPLPPYTPPAAGPSAGPQPGGGAGGALAPYAQPGPQSPAPPQQDAHTVPPQSGPPAPQPGAPYAQPGQPGQPGAGTALPPYAGGPPHQQQVPGGGAPYAQPSGPQPGAPYAQPTPQGQPGAYPQPAPGQPYPQPPHQQHPQHQQPGGMAYPLPHQGAPQPGQDDQSDRPGPPPYGQPTGPQFAQPQPADPAQQQPVPPAQHGQPHQPPQDPRAVPGWPGTQPYEGAQPGALGYTASVELSSDRLLQDKRRNKQRSQPASKAGSRFRIGGKAAEAERQRKLDIIRTPVLSCYRIAVISLKGGVGKTTTTTALGATLASERQDKVIAIDANPDAGTLGRRVRRETGATIRDLVGAIPYLNSYMDIRRFTSQAPSGLEILANDVDPAVSTTFNDEDYRRVIDVLGKQYPIILTDSGTGLLYSAMRGVLDLADQLIIVSTPSVDGASSASTTLDWLAAHGYGELVQRSVTVISGVRETGRMVKVEDIVAHFQTRCRGVVVAPFDEHLAAGAELDLDLMRPKTRQSYFDLAALIAEDFVRAQQQQGLWTQDGGLPPHMAPPLPGQGQAPGQVPGQPPQGYGYPPPHQQPGYGYPQQPPQHPGYGFPQQPGGWGAPPPPQR